From Salvelinus sp. IW2-2015 linkage group LG18, ASM291031v2, whole genome shotgun sequence, a single genomic window includes:
- the sstr2a gene encoding somatostatin receptor type 2, with the protein MDPWPLLPSPPNLSLPEPLYYDSYFPGNESDLGSRNDTPDETHQAFDKTSSVVITFIYFTVCAVGLTGNTLVIYVILRYAKMKTVTNIYILNLAVADVLCMLSLPFIAMQLALVHWPFGAVLCRLVMTVDSLNQFTSIFCLTVMSVDRYLAVVHPIKSTKWRKPRVAKIINLTVWGVSLLVNLPIMIFSGLMPNKNQAWVCTIVWPEPQENYQTAFMFYTFLLGFFLPLIVICLCYLLIIIKVKSSGMRVGSTKRKRSERKVTRMVSIVVAMFVLCWLPFYVFNVTSVTGTIDTTPVLKSTFEFVVVLGYANSCANPILYAFLSDNFKKSFQNVLCLKKVAGLDEAERSDSRMERTRMVNDVTAEMHNAALLNGELQTSI; encoded by the exons ATGGATCCCTGGCCTCTCCTTCCGTCACCCCCCAACCTCTCCCTCCCCGAGCCCCTGTACTACGACAGCTACTTCCCAGGGAACGAGTCTGACCTGGGGTCCCGGAATGACACTCCGGACGAGACCCACCAGGCCTTCGATAAGACCAGCTCCGTAGTCATCACCTTCATCTACTTCACGGTGTGCGCCGTAGGGCTGACCGGCAACACCTTGGTGATCTATGTTATCCTGCGCTACGCCAAGATGAAGACGGTGACTAATATCTATATCCTGAACCTGGCCGTTGCCGACGTCCTCTGTATGCTGAGTTTACCTTTCATCGCCATGCAGCTGGCCCTGGTCCACTGGCCCTTCGGCGCCGTACTCTGCCGCCTGGTCATGACTGTGGACTCCCTCAACCAGTTCACCTCCATCTTCTGCCTCACGGTCATGAGCGTCGACCGCTACCTGGCTGTGGTCCACCCCATAAAGTCCACCAAGTGGCGGAAGCCACGCGTGGCTAAGATCATCAACCTGACCGTGTGGGGAGTGTCCCTGCTGGTCAACCTGCCAATCATGATCTTCAGCGGTCTGATGCCCAATAAGAACCAGGCGTGGGTGTGTACCATTGTGTGGCCAGAGCCTCAGGAGAACTATCAGACGGCCTTCATGTTCTACACCTTCctcctaggtttcttcctacCGCTCATCGTCATCTGCCTCTGTTACCTGCTCATCATCATCAAG GTAAAGTCGTCAGGCATGCGCGTGGGCTCCACTAAGCGTAAGCGTTCGGAGAGGAAGGTGACCAGGATGGTGTCCATCGTAGTGGCCATGTTCGTGCTCTGCTGGCTGCCCTTCTACGTGTTCAACGTCACCTCGGTGACTGGCACCATCGACACCACGCCCGTCCTCAAGAGCACCTTCGAGTTTGTGGTGGTGCTAGGCTACGCCAACAGCTGTGCCAACCCCATCCTGTACGCATTCCTGTCAGACAACTTCAAGAAGAGCTTTCAGAACGTTCTGTGCTTGAAGAAGGTGGCGGGCCTGGATGAGGCGGAGCGCAGCGACAGCCGAATGGAGCGGACGCGCATGGTCAACGACGTCACCGCGGAAATGCACAACGCCGCGCTGCTCAATGGCGAGCTGCAGACCAGCATCTGA
- the LOC111978202 gene encoding tumor necrosis factor receptor superfamily member 13B, translating into MGLGCSEGYFWDRLVRKCLTCQMVCQQPHRHLRCIEYCVSLGCKAVTGQYYDRLLKKCLRCAAVCGSHPSECSHQCQTQQPALNGILRPVDGNAFQNHTIRGGYLPRSLPNSAILVYSLLGLCLTLLLLTLSVALLVLLRRPXRPGATQNSHTQGHEGQKGQEPNQHSQSSKDCLMDPSLLQINSVTLSRSSSPTETCVCVHCFPDLGVPGRGEKQQRPPLTLYQQAVPQHLHSSTRAPQCGSSQRIICSPSQPSF; encoded by the exons ATGGggttaggctgttctgagggttaCTTCTGGGACCGCCTGGTCAGGAAGTGTCTGACCTGTCAGATGGTCTGCCAGCAGCCCCATCGCCACCTCAGATGCATCGAGTACTGTG tgtcTCTGGGGTGTAAGGCGGTCACAGGGCAGTACTATGACAGGCTGTTGAAGAAGTGTCTGAGGTGTGCTGCRGTGTGTGGCAGCCATCCCTCAGAGTGTTCCCACCAGTGTCAGA CCCAACAGCCTGCCTTGAATGGAATCTTGAGGCCCGTGGATgggaatgccttccagaaccacACCATCAGGGGGGGCTACCTACCCAGAAGCCTGCCTAACTCAGCCATCCTGGTGTACTCTCTGCTGGGCCTGTGTCTGACTCTGCTGCTGTTGACCCTGTCTGTGGCTCTGCTGGTGCTGCTGAGGAGGCCCYCCCGACCAGGGGCCACACAGAACAGTCACACCCAGGGTCATGAAGGCCAGAAGGGCCAAGAGCCTAACCAGCACAGCCAGTCCTCCAAAG ACTGCCTGATGGATCCATCCCTGCTCCAGATAAACAGTGTGACACTGAGCCGTTCGTCCAGCCCCACagagacttgtgtgtgtgtccactgctTCCCTGACCTCGGAGTGCCTGGCAGGGGAGAGAAGCAGCAGAGACCCCCACTCACCCTCTACCAGCAGGCTGTCCCCCAGCACCTCCACTCTTCTACCAGAGCCCCTCAGTGTGGATCATCACAGAGAATAATTTGCTCCCCCAGTCAGCCCAGCTTCTGA
- the usp22 gene encoding ubiquitin carboxyl-terminal hydrolase 22 encodes MSPAGCPHVNGFKVDNWKQNLRVIYQCFVWSGSAETRKRKAKSCICHMCGAHLNRLHSCLSCVFFGCFTKKHIHEHAKNKRHNLAIDLLYGGIYCFVCQDYIYDKDMEQIAKEEQRKAWKLQGVGEKYSTWEPTKREMELLRHNPKRRKITTNCTXGLRGLINLGNTCFMNCIVQALTHTPLLRDFFLSDRHKCEMQSNSCLVCEMSQLFQEFYSGHRSPHIPFRLLHLVWTHARHLAGYEQQDAHEFLIAALDVLHRHCKGDDNGKKANNPNNCNCIIDQIFTGGLQSDVTCQVCHGVSTTIDPFWDISLDLPGSSTPFWPLSPGGDGSTLNGESHLSGATTLTDCLRRFTRPEHLGSGAKIKCSGCHSYQESTKQLTMKKLPIVACFHLKRFEHSAKLRRKIPTYVSFPLELDMTPFMASSKESRMNGQYQQSVDVFNNDNKYSLFAVVNHQGTLESGHYTTFIRQHKDQWFKCDDAVITKASIKDVLDSEGYLLFYHKQFLEYE; translated from the exons GCCAAGTCGTGTATCTGTCACATGTGCGGCGCCCACCTGAACCGGCTCCACTCCTGCCTCTCCTGCGTCTTCTTCGGCTGCTTCACCAAGAAACACATTCACGAGCACGCCAAAAACAAACGACACAATCTAG CTATAGATCTATTGTACGGCGGGATATACTGCTTTGTGTGCCAAGACTACATATACGACAAAGACATGGAACAGATTGCCAAAGAGGAACAAAGGAAAGCGTGGAAGTTGCAAG GTGTAGGGGAGAAGTATTCGACGTGGGAGCCCACCAAGCGAGAGATGGAACTGCTGCGGCACAATCCAAAGCGCCGGAAAATAACAACAAACTGCACCATN gGTCTTCGAGGTCTGATCAACCTGGGAAACACGTGTTTTATGAACTGCATCGTCCAGGCCCTCACCCACACCCCCCTGCTGCGGGACTTCTTCCTGTCCGACAGACACAAGTGTGAGATGCAGTCCAACTCCTGTCTGGTGTGTGAGATGTCACAGCTCTTTCAGGAG ttctacTCGGGCCACCGCTCGCCCCACATTCCCTTCCGGCTGCTGCACCTGGTGTGGACTCACGCACGTCACTTAGCGGGCTACGAGCAACAGGATGCCCACGAGTTCCTCATCGCTGCCCTGGATGTGCTGCACCGCCACTGCAAAG GAGATGACAACGGGAAGAAGGCTAACAACCCCAATAACTGCAACTGCATCATCGACCAAATCTTCACTGGAGGCCTGCAGTCTGACGTCACATGTCAAGTCTGCCA CGGTGTTTCCACGACGATTGACCCGTTCTGGGACATCAGTTTGGACCTGCCGGGGTCGTCCACGCCCTTCTGGCCCCTCAGCCCCGGGGGGGACGGCAGCACACTCAACGGAGAGAGCCACCTCTCCGGGGCCACCACGCTCACAGACTGTCTTCGCAG GTTTACCCGACCAGAGCACTTAGGGAGCGGCGCCAAGATTAAGTGTAGCGGTTGCCATAGTTACCAGGAGTCCACCAAACAGCTGACCATGAAGAAGCTCCCCATTGTGGCGTGTTTCCACCTcaaa cgGTTTGAACACTCAGCGAAGCTGCGGAGGAAGATCCCTACATACGTCTCCTTCCCCTTAGAGCTGGACATGACTCCCTTCATGGCCTCCAG TAAAGAGAGCAGGATGAAYGGACAGTACCAGCAGTCGGTAGACGTGTTCAACAACGACAATAA gtATTCTCTGTTTGCGGTGGTCAACCACCAGGGCACTCTGGAGAGCGGTCACTACACCACGTTCATCCGGCAGCACAAGGACCAGTGGTTCAAGTGCGACGACGCCGTCATCACCAAGGCCAGCATCAAGGACGTGCTGGACAGCGAAGG GTACCTCTTGTTCTACCATAAACAGTTTCTGGAGTACGAATAG